A genomic window from Anopheles ziemanni chromosome X, idAnoZiCoDA_A2_x.2, whole genome shotgun sequence includes:
- the LOC131291385 gene encoding armadillo segment polarity protein isoform X1, which yields MSYQMPQNRTMSHNPYQPSDMPMPSAKEQTLMWQQNSYLGDSGIHSGAVTQVPSLSGKDDDMEDDPLMFDMDQGFSQNFTQDQVDDMNQQLSQTRSQRVRAAMFPETLEEGIEIPSTQFDPQQPTAVQRLAEPSQMLKHAVVNLINYQDDADLATRAIPELIKLLNDEDQVVVSQAAMMVHQLSKKEASRHAIMNSPQMVAALVRALSNSNDLETTKGAVGTLHNLSHHRQGLLAIFKSGGIPALVKLLSSPVESVLFYAITTLHNLLLHQDGSKMAVRLAGGLQKMVALLQRNNVKFLAIVTDCLQILAYGNQESKLIILASTGPSELVRIMRSYDYEKLLWTTSRVLKVLSVCSSNKPAIVEAGGMQALAMHLGNPSQRLVQNCLWTLRNLSDAATKVDGLETLLSGLVTVLGSSDVNVVTCAAGILSNLTCNNQRNKVTVCQVGGVEALVGTIINAGDREEITEPAVCALRHLTSRHPESEAAQNVVRNGYGLPVIVKLLNPPSRWPLIKAVIGLIRNLALCPANAAPLREHGAIHLLVRLLFKAFQDTQRQRASVATNGSQPPGAYADGVRMEEIVEGTVGALHILAKEEYNRQVIRSQNVIPIFVQLLFYNDIENIQRVAAGVLCELAVDKEVAEMIEAEGATAPLTELLNSANEGVATYAAAVLFKMSEDKSMDYKKRFSSELTTLPVFRDDSMWNNGELGIGPDLQDILSPEQAYEGLYGQGPASVHSSHGGRAFQQGYDTLPIDSMQGLEIGGGGGSSVGNGGPAGNGLGNQQQQQQQQQQQQQQQQQQQQQQHQQQQSVGSGAGGSVVMGGGASGMSSSGQPTSPYGMDMDVGEMDASELTFDHLDVMPSPPQDNNQVAAWYDTDL from the exons TGTCGCACAATCCGTATCAACCGTCGGACATGCCGATGCCGTCGGCCAAGGAGCAAACCCTGATGTGGCAGCAAAACTCCTACCTCGGTGACTCGGGCATCCACTCGGGTGCGGTGACGCAGGTGCCGTCGCTGAGCGGCAAGGACGACGACATGGAGGACGACCCGCTGATGTTCGACATGGACCAGGGCTTCTCGCAGAACTTCACCCAGGACCAGGTGGACGACATGAATCAGCAGCTGAGCCAGACGCGCTCGCAGCGCGTCCGGGCCGCCATGTTCCCGGAGACGCTGGAGGAGGGGATCGAGATCCCGTCGACGCAGTTCGACCCGCAGCAGCCGACCGCGGTCCAGCGGCTGGCCGAGCCGTCCCAGATGCTCAAGCACGCGGTGGTCAACCTGATTAACTACCAGGACGACGCGGACCTGGCGACGCGCGCCATCCCCGAGCTGATCAAGCTGCTGAACGACGAGGACCAGGTGGTGGTGTCGCAGGCCGCCATGATGGTGCACCAGCTGTCGAAGAAGGAGGCGTCCCGGCACGCGATCATGAACAGCCCGCAGATGGTGGCCGCGCTCGTGCGCGCCCTCTCCAACTCGAACGACCTCGAGACGACCAAGGGGGCGGTCGGCACGCTGCACAACTTGTCGCACCACCGGCAGGGTCTGCTGGCGATCTTCAAGTCGGGCGGCATCCCGGCGCTGGTGAAGCTGCTGTCGTCGCCGGTCGAGTCGGTGCTGTTCTACGCGATCACCACGCTGCACAACCTGCTGCTGCACCAGGACGGCAGCAAGATGGCGGTCCGGCTGGCGGGCGGGCTGCAGAAGATGGTCGCGCTGCTGCAGCGCAACAACGTCAAGTTTCTCGCTATCGTCACCGACTGCCTGCAGATCCTGGCGTACGGCAACCAGGAGAGCAAGCTGATCATCCTGGCGTCGACCGGGCCGAGCGAGCTGGTGCGCATCATGCGCTCCTACGACTACGAGAAGCTGCTGTGGACGACGTCGCGCGTGCTGAAGGTGCTGTCCGTCTGCTCCAGCAACAAGCCGGCCATCGTCGAGGCGGGCGGCATGCAGGCGCTCGCGATGCACCTCGGCAATCCGTCGCAGCGCCTGGTGCAGAACTGCCTCTGGACGCTGCGCAACCTCTCCGACGCGGCCACCAAGGTCGACGGGCTGGAGACGCTGCTGTCCGGGCTGGTTACCGTGCTCGGCTCGTCCGACGTCAACGTCGTGACGTGCGCCGCCGGCATCCTCTCCAACCTGACGTGCAACAACCAGCGCAACAAGGTGACCGTCTGCCAGGTCGGTGGCGTCGAGGCGCTCGTCGGCACGATCATCAACGCCGGCGACCGGGAGGAGATCACCGAGCCGGCCGTGTGCGCCCTGCGCCACCTGACCTCGCGCCACCCGGAGTCCGAGGCGGCCCAGAACGTCGTCCGCAACGGCTACGGCCTGCCGGTGATCGTGAAGCTGCTCAATCCGCCGTCGCGCTGGCCGCTCATCAAGGCCGTCATCGGCCTGATCCGCAATCTGGCCCTGTGCCCGGCCAACGCGGCCCCACTGCGCGAGCACGGCGCCATCCATCTGCTCGTGCGGCTGCTGTTCAAGGCATTCCAGGACACGCAACGG CAACGCGCATCAGTTGCCACGAACGGCTCGCAGCCGCCGGGTGCGTACGCCGACGGAGTACGCATGGAGGAGATCGTCGAGGGTACGGTCGGTGCGCTGCACATTCTCGCCAAGGAAGAGTACAACCGGCAAGTGATCCGCTCGCAGAACGTCATCCCGATCTTTGTGCAGCTGCTGTTCtacaacgacatcgaaaacaTTCAG CGTGTCGCCGCCGGTGTGCTGTGCGAGCTGGCCGTCGACAAGGAGGTGGCGGAGATGATTGAGGCCGAGGGTGCCACCGCACCGCTGACCGAGCTGCTCAACTCGGCCAACGAGGGCGTCGCCACGTACGCCGCCGCCGTCCTCTTCAAGATGAGCGAGGACAAATCGATGGACTACAAGAAGCGCTTCTCCAGCGAACTGACCACCCTGCCCGTGTTCCGGGACGACAGCATGTGGAACAATGGCGAGCTCGGCATCGGTCCGGACCTGCAG gacATTCTGTCCCCCGAGCAAGCCTACGAGGGTCTCTACGGACAGGGGCCCGCGAGCGTGCACAGCTCGCACGGAGGTCGTGCATTCCAGCAAG GGTACGACACTCTTCCGATAGATTCAATGCAGGGGCTTGAgatcggcggtggtggtggcagcaGCGTCGGCAACGGTGGTCCGGCCGGCAACGGGCTCggcaaccagcagcagcagcagcagcaacagcagcagcagcagcagcagcagcaacagcaacagcagcagcaacaccagcagcagcagtcggtCGGTAGCGGCGCGGGTGGTTCGGTGGTGATGGGCGGTGGAGCCAGCGGTATGTCCTCGTCCGGCCAGCCCACCTCCCCGTACGGCATGGACATGGACGTCGGCGAGATGGACGCGAGCGAGCTGACGTTCGACCATCTGGACGTGATGCCGTCGCCGCCGCAGGACAACAACCAGGTCGCCGCCTGGTACGACACCGATCTCTAA
- the LOC131291385 gene encoding armadillo segment polarity protein isoform X2, whose amino-acid sequence MNYLPSANKLSHNPYQPSDMPMPSAKEQTLMWQQNSYLGDSGIHSGAVTQVPSLSGKDDDMEDDPLMFDMDQGFSQNFTQDQVDDMNQQLSQTRSQRVRAAMFPETLEEGIEIPSTQFDPQQPTAVQRLAEPSQMLKHAVVNLINYQDDADLATRAIPELIKLLNDEDQVVVSQAAMMVHQLSKKEASRHAIMNSPQMVAALVRALSNSNDLETTKGAVGTLHNLSHHRQGLLAIFKSGGIPALVKLLSSPVESVLFYAITTLHNLLLHQDGSKMAVRLAGGLQKMVALLQRNNVKFLAIVTDCLQILAYGNQESKLIILASTGPSELVRIMRSYDYEKLLWTTSRVLKVLSVCSSNKPAIVEAGGMQALAMHLGNPSQRLVQNCLWTLRNLSDAATKVDGLETLLSGLVTVLGSSDVNVVTCAAGILSNLTCNNQRNKVTVCQVGGVEALVGTIINAGDREEITEPAVCALRHLTSRHPESEAAQNVVRNGYGLPVIVKLLNPPSRWPLIKAVIGLIRNLALCPANAAPLREHGAIHLLVRLLFKAFQDTQRQRASVATNGSQPPGAYADGVRMEEIVEGTVGALHILAKEEYNRQVIRSQNVIPIFVQLLFYNDIENIQRVAAGVLCELAVDKEVAEMIEAEGATAPLTELLNSANEGVATYAAAVLFKMSEDKSMDYKKRFSSELTTLPVFRDDSMWNNGELGIGPDLQDILSPEQAYEGLYGQGPASVHSSHGGRAFQQGYDTLPIDSMQGLEIGGGGGSSVGNGGPAGNGGAGGSVVMGGGASGMSSSGQPTSPYGMDMDVGEMDASELTFDHLDVMPSPPQDNNQVAAWYDTDL is encoded by the exons ATGAATTATTTGCCGAGCGCCAACAAAC TGTCGCACAATCCGTATCAACCGTCGGACATGCCGATGCCGTCGGCCAAGGAGCAAACCCTGATGTGGCAGCAAAACTCCTACCTCGGTGACTCGGGCATCCACTCGGGTGCGGTGACGCAGGTGCCGTCGCTGAGCGGCAAGGACGACGACATGGAGGACGACCCGCTGATGTTCGACATGGACCAGGGCTTCTCGCAGAACTTCACCCAGGACCAGGTGGACGACATGAATCAGCAGCTGAGCCAGACGCGCTCGCAGCGCGTCCGGGCCGCCATGTTCCCGGAGACGCTGGAGGAGGGGATCGAGATCCCGTCGACGCAGTTCGACCCGCAGCAGCCGACCGCGGTCCAGCGGCTGGCCGAGCCGTCCCAGATGCTCAAGCACGCGGTGGTCAACCTGATTAACTACCAGGACGACGCGGACCTGGCGACGCGCGCCATCCCCGAGCTGATCAAGCTGCTGAACGACGAGGACCAGGTGGTGGTGTCGCAGGCCGCCATGATGGTGCACCAGCTGTCGAAGAAGGAGGCGTCCCGGCACGCGATCATGAACAGCCCGCAGATGGTGGCCGCGCTCGTGCGCGCCCTCTCCAACTCGAACGACCTCGAGACGACCAAGGGGGCGGTCGGCACGCTGCACAACTTGTCGCACCACCGGCAGGGTCTGCTGGCGATCTTCAAGTCGGGCGGCATCCCGGCGCTGGTGAAGCTGCTGTCGTCGCCGGTCGAGTCGGTGCTGTTCTACGCGATCACCACGCTGCACAACCTGCTGCTGCACCAGGACGGCAGCAAGATGGCGGTCCGGCTGGCGGGCGGGCTGCAGAAGATGGTCGCGCTGCTGCAGCGCAACAACGTCAAGTTTCTCGCTATCGTCACCGACTGCCTGCAGATCCTGGCGTACGGCAACCAGGAGAGCAAGCTGATCATCCTGGCGTCGACCGGGCCGAGCGAGCTGGTGCGCATCATGCGCTCCTACGACTACGAGAAGCTGCTGTGGACGACGTCGCGCGTGCTGAAGGTGCTGTCCGTCTGCTCCAGCAACAAGCCGGCCATCGTCGAGGCGGGCGGCATGCAGGCGCTCGCGATGCACCTCGGCAATCCGTCGCAGCGCCTGGTGCAGAACTGCCTCTGGACGCTGCGCAACCTCTCCGACGCGGCCACCAAGGTCGACGGGCTGGAGACGCTGCTGTCCGGGCTGGTTACCGTGCTCGGCTCGTCCGACGTCAACGTCGTGACGTGCGCCGCCGGCATCCTCTCCAACCTGACGTGCAACAACCAGCGCAACAAGGTGACCGTCTGCCAGGTCGGTGGCGTCGAGGCGCTCGTCGGCACGATCATCAACGCCGGCGACCGGGAGGAGATCACCGAGCCGGCCGTGTGCGCCCTGCGCCACCTGACCTCGCGCCACCCGGAGTCCGAGGCGGCCCAGAACGTCGTCCGCAACGGCTACGGCCTGCCGGTGATCGTGAAGCTGCTCAATCCGCCGTCGCGCTGGCCGCTCATCAAGGCCGTCATCGGCCTGATCCGCAATCTGGCCCTGTGCCCGGCCAACGCGGCCCCACTGCGCGAGCACGGCGCCATCCATCTGCTCGTGCGGCTGCTGTTCAAGGCATTCCAGGACACGCAACGG CAACGCGCATCAGTTGCCACGAACGGCTCGCAGCCGCCGGGTGCGTACGCCGACGGAGTACGCATGGAGGAGATCGTCGAGGGTACGGTCGGTGCGCTGCACATTCTCGCCAAGGAAGAGTACAACCGGCAAGTGATCCGCTCGCAGAACGTCATCCCGATCTTTGTGCAGCTGCTGTTCtacaacgacatcgaaaacaTTCAG CGTGTCGCCGCCGGTGTGCTGTGCGAGCTGGCCGTCGACAAGGAGGTGGCGGAGATGATTGAGGCCGAGGGTGCCACCGCACCGCTGACCGAGCTGCTCAACTCGGCCAACGAGGGCGTCGCCACGTACGCCGCCGCCGTCCTCTTCAAGATGAGCGAGGACAAATCGATGGACTACAAGAAGCGCTTCTCCAGCGAACTGACCACCCTGCCCGTGTTCCGGGACGACAGCATGTGGAACAATGGCGAGCTCGGCATCGGTCCGGACCTGCAG gacATTCTGTCCCCCGAGCAAGCCTACGAGGGTCTCTACGGACAGGGGCCCGCGAGCGTGCACAGCTCGCACGGAGGTCGTGCATTCCAGCAAG GGTACGACACTCTTCCGATAGATTCAATGCAGGGGCTTGAgatcggcggtggtggtggcagcaGCGTCGGCAACGGTGGTCCGGCCGGCAACGG CGGCGCGGGTGGTTCGGTGGTGATGGGCGGTGGAGCCAGCGGTATGTCCTCGTCCGGCCAGCCCACCTCCCCGTACGGCATGGACATGGACGTCGGCGAGATGGACGCGAGCGAGCTGACGTTCGACCATCTGGACGTGATGCCGTCGCCGCCGCAGGACAACAACCAGGTCGCCGCCTGGTACGACACCGATCTCTAA